Proteins from a genomic interval of Neovison vison isolate M4711 chromosome 4, ASM_NN_V1, whole genome shotgun sequence:
- the MRPL13 gene encoding 39S ribosomal protein L13, mitochondrial, with protein sequence MSSFSKAPQQWATFARVWYLLDGKMQPPGKLAAVASIKLQGLHKPIYHQLSDCGDHVVIMNTRHIAFSGNKWEQKVYSSHTGYPGGFKQVTAAQLHQKDPVAIVKLAIYGMLPKNLHRRTLMQRLHLFPDEDIPEDIRKNLVEELPQPRKVPRRLDEYTQEEIEAFPRLWSPPEDYRL encoded by the exons ATGTCCAGTTTCTCTAAGGCTCCACAG CAATGGGCCACTTTTGCTCGGGTTTGGTATCTTTTAGATGGGAAAATGCAGCCTCCTGGCAAACTAGCTGCTGTGGCATCAATTAAACTTCAAGGATTGCATAAACCTATATACCATCAACTGA GTGACTGTGGGGATCATGTGGTCATAATGAACACAAGGCACATTgcattttctggaaataaatggGAACAAAAAGTTTACTCCTCACATACTGG CTATCCAGGTGGATTTAAACAAGTAACAGCTGCTCAGCTACACCAGAAGGATCCAGTAGCA ATCGTGAAACTAGCTATTTATGGCATGCTGCCAAAAAACCTTCATAGAAGAACTCTGATGCAGAGATTGCATCTTTTCCCAGATGAG GACATACCAGAAGATATTCGTAAGAATTTAGTAGAAGAGCTGCCTCAACCACGAAAAGTACCCAGACGTCTAGATGAGTAcacacaggaagaaatagaggCTTTCCCAAGACTGTGGTCTCC